The proteins below are encoded in one region of Casimicrobium huifangae:
- a CDS encoding DUF1924 domain-containing protein, protein MHRQHRFTAFTAAAAAVLTSAAMAAPTTPQALLESYAQAAATRPDAKAGENFFNATHGREWSCASCHTANPTRPGKHASTGKAIQPLAPAAESVRFTDAAKSEKWFRRNCNDVLARECTAGEKANLLAWLVSLKP, encoded by the coding sequence ATGCACCGCCAGCATCGATTTACCGCCTTCACTGCCGCCGCAGCGGCCGTATTGACCTCGGCCGCAATGGCTGCGCCAACAACTCCGCAGGCCTTGCTGGAATCCTACGCCCAGGCTGCCGCAACACGACCTGATGCGAAGGCCGGCGAAAACTTTTTTAACGCGACGCACGGTCGCGAGTGGAGTTGTGCCAGCTGCCATACCGCCAACCCTACGCGGCCCGGCAAACATGCCAGCACCGGCAAAGCGATTCAGCCGCTGGCTCCGGCGGCGGAAAGCGTCCGCTTCACCGACGCCGCCAAGTCAGAGAAGTGGTTTCGCCGTAACTGCAACGACGTGCTTGCACGCGAGTGCACGGCAGGCGAGAAGGCGAATCTGTTGGCCTGGCTTGTCTCGTTGAAGCCGTGA